One segment of Cynocephalus volans isolate mCynVol1 chromosome 8, mCynVol1.pri, whole genome shotgun sequence DNA contains the following:
- the LOC134384581 gene encoding tRNA-splicing endonuclease subunit Sen15-like isoform X4, with the protein MEERGDAEPTAGCSSLGLGGVRSGGGAPSWAPEDAWMGTHPKYLEMMELDIGDATQVYIAFLVYLDLMESKSWHEVSCVGLPELQLICLVGTELEGEGFQTVVPVPITASLSHNSHSLGKE; encoded by the exons ATGGAGGAGCGCGGCGATGCCGAACCGACCGCCGGCTGCAGCAGTCTGGGCCTGGGCGGCGTTCGCAGCGGTGGCGGCGCTCCCTCGTGGGCCCCTGAGGACGCCTGGATGGGCACCCACCCTAAG tACTTAGAAATGATGGAATTAGATATAGGAGATGCCACCCAAGTCTATATAGCATTCTTGGTTTACCTGGACCTCATGGAGA GTAAAAGTTGGCATGAAGTAAGCTGTGTGGGATTACCAGAACTCCAGCTCATCTGCCTTGTTGGTACAGAGCTAGAAGGGGAAGGGTTCCAGACTGTGGTGCCTGTACCCATCACTGCTTCCCTCAGCCATAACAG